The Achromobacter deleyi genome has a window encoding:
- the arsH gene encoding arsenical resistance protein ArsH, translated as MPELLVDLPNVDPALFDRPDTAELFSPKRATHAPRILLLYGSLRQRSYSRLVAEEAARLLQALGAETRTFNPSGLPLVDDATDDHPKVRELRELVQWAEGMVWSSPERHGAMSGLMKTQIDWIPLSVGAVRPTQGKTLAVMQVSGGSQSFNALNQMRVLGRWMRMLTIPNQSSVAKAYQEFDEAGRMKPSPYYDRVVDVVEELMKFTLLTRDAAPYLVDRYSERKETAEALSKRMKQQAI; from the coding sequence ATGCCTGAGCTCCTTGTCGACCTGCCCAACGTAGATCCGGCGCTGTTTGACCGGCCGGACACCGCCGAGCTGTTTTCGCCCAAGCGGGCCACTCACGCCCCGCGCATCCTGCTGCTGTATGGTTCGCTGCGGCAGCGATCCTACAGCCGCCTGGTCGCCGAGGAGGCGGCCCGGCTGCTCCAGGCGCTGGGCGCCGAGACGCGAACGTTCAACCCTTCGGGCCTGCCGCTGGTCGATGATGCAACGGATGACCACCCCAAGGTTCGCGAGCTCCGGGAACTGGTGCAGTGGGCCGAGGGCATGGTCTGGAGCTCACCGGAACGCCATGGCGCCATGAGCGGCCTGATGAAGACGCAGATCGACTGGATTCCGCTGTCCGTGGGGGCCGTGCGTCCCACTCAGGGAAAGACGCTTGCCGTCATGCAGGTCTCGGGCGGATCCCAGTCCTTCAATGCCCTGAACCAGATGCGCGTGCTGGGTCGCTGGATGCGCATGCTGACCATCCCCAATCAGTCCTCGGTGGCGAAGGCTTACCAGGAATTCGATGAAGCCGGGCGGATGAAGCCGTCGCCCTACTACGATCGGGTGGTCGATGTGGTCGAAGAACTCATGAAGTTCACGCTGCTTACGCGCGACGCGGCCCCTTATCTGGTGGACCGCTACAGCGAGCGCAAGGAAACCGCCGAGGCGCTATCGAAGCGGATGAAGCAGCAGGCCATCTGA
- a CDS encoding MFS transporter, whose translation MPPLQTSASQSRVVGTLGTAQTLAWASSYYLPAMLATPMASELGLPAPTVYAAFSVALVASALIGPWAGHAIDRHGGRAVLTGTSLLFASGLAMLGLAQGPWSMFAAWLVIGVAMGAGLYEAAFSSLVRLYGLHARGAITGITLIAGFASTVGWPMSAWMETEFGWRGACFGWAALHLLIGLPLNAWLPRASVGLPVERPVTHESRPVDAPLPAKPESPGLTTALLAFVFAATWFISTAMATHLPRMLEATGASLAAAVGVGALIGPAQVAGRVLEFSFLRGVHPLLSARLAALAHPAGVAILLMAGPAFAPAFAILHGAGNGILTIAKGTLPLVLFGTQGYGARQGWLMMPARVAQALAPFLFGLALDAWGANALWLSGALGSAAFGALIVLRARPTPVRPA comes from the coding sequence GTGCCGCCGCTGCAGACCTCTGCCTCGCAATCCCGAGTGGTCGGCACCCTGGGCACGGCGCAAACGCTGGCCTGGGCGTCTTCATACTATCTGCCGGCGATGCTGGCGACGCCCATGGCCAGCGAGTTGGGCCTGCCGGCCCCGACTGTCTACGCGGCGTTTTCCGTTGCGCTCGTGGCGTCGGCCTTGATCGGCCCTTGGGCCGGCCACGCGATCGACCGGCACGGCGGCCGGGCCGTTCTGACGGGAACCAGCCTGCTGTTCGCGTCTGGGCTTGCGATGCTGGGATTGGCGCAAGGCCCGTGGTCGATGTTCGCCGCCTGGCTGGTGATTGGCGTTGCGATGGGGGCGGGTCTTTACGAAGCCGCATTTTCCAGCCTGGTCCGCCTGTATGGTCTTCACGCCCGGGGCGCCATCACCGGCATCACATTGATAGCGGGCTTCGCCAGCACCGTCGGATGGCCCATGTCTGCCTGGATGGAGACCGAGTTCGGCTGGCGCGGGGCTTGTTTCGGCTGGGCCGCCCTGCACCTGCTGATAGGGCTGCCGCTCAATGCCTGGCTTCCCAGGGCGTCCGTGGGCTTGCCGGTGGAAAGGCCCGTCACCCACGAGTCGCGCCCTGTTGATGCTCCCCTTCCGGCAAAGCCGGAGTCTCCTGGCCTGACCACTGCCCTGCTCGCCTTTGTATTCGCCGCGACCTGGTTCATCAGCACGGCGATGGCGACGCACCTGCCGCGGATGCTGGAAGCCACGGGCGCCAGCCTGGCCGCGGCGGTCGGCGTCGGCGCGCTGATCGGCCCGGCCCAGGTTGCCGGCCGCGTGCTGGAGTTCAGCTTTCTGCGCGGCGTGCATCCGCTACTGTCGGCGCGCCTGGCGGCGCTCGCCCATCCGGCGGGCGTGGCGATATTGCTGATGGCTGGGCCGGCGTTTGCACCGGCCTTCGCGATCCTGCACGGGGCCGGCAACGGCATCCTGACCATTGCCAAGGGCACGCTGCCGCTCGTTCTTTTCGGCACGCAAGGCTACGGCGCGCGCCAGGGCTGGCTGATGATGCCGGCCCGCGTCGCGCAGGCGCTGGCTCCCTTCCTCTTTGGGCTGGCCCTGGATGCCTGGGGCGCGAATGCCCTCTGGCTGTCCGGTGCGCTGGGATCCGCCGCATTCGGCGCGCTGATCGTGCTGCGGGCGCGTCCGACGCCCGTCAGGCCTGCCTGA
- the arsB gene encoding ACR3 family arsenite efflux transporter has translation MSSGTQAAPAPRQAPAIGAFERYLTLWVVLCIVLGVGLGQSMPALFQAIGRLEVAQVNLPVGLLIWVMIIPMLLKVDFGALGQVRQHWRGIGVTLFINWAVKPFSMALLGWLFIRQVFSSWLPADQLDSYIAGLILLAAAPCTAMVFVWSRLTGGDPVFTLSQVALNDTIMVFAFAPLVGLLLGLSAITVPWDTLLVSVGLYIVIPVVLAQLWRRALLRRGQAALEAALARIGPFSIAALLLTLVLLFAFQGEAIIRQPLVIAMLAVPILIQVFLNSGLAYWLNRRVGERHCIAGPSALIGASNFFELAVAAAISLFGFQSGAALATVVGVLIEVPVMLLVVRIVNQSKAWYEAGASRS, from the coding sequence ATGTCATCCGGCACACAAGCGGCGCCTGCTCCGCGGCAGGCCCCCGCCATTGGCGCCTTCGAGCGCTACCTGACCTTGTGGGTCGTTCTCTGCATCGTGCTGGGAGTCGGGCTGGGGCAGTCCATGCCCGCGCTGTTCCAGGCCATAGGGCGCCTCGAAGTCGCACAGGTCAACCTGCCGGTCGGGCTCCTGATCTGGGTGATGATCATCCCGATGTTGCTCAAGGTGGACTTCGGGGCACTGGGCCAGGTCAGGCAGCATTGGCGCGGCATAGGGGTGACGCTGTTCATCAACTGGGCGGTAAAGCCGTTCTCCATGGCCTTGCTGGGCTGGCTGTTCATCCGGCAGGTCTTTTCCTCGTGGTTGCCTGCCGACCAGCTGGACAGCTACATCGCCGGATTGATCCTGTTGGCCGCCGCGCCCTGCACCGCCATGGTGTTCGTCTGGAGCCGGCTGACCGGTGGCGATCCCGTGTTTACGCTGTCCCAAGTCGCGCTGAACGACACGATCATGGTGTTCGCCTTTGCACCGTTGGTGGGCCTGTTGCTGGGGCTGTCGGCCATCACCGTGCCGTGGGACACGCTCTTGGTGTCGGTCGGACTGTACATCGTGATTCCGGTCGTGCTGGCGCAACTCTGGCGCCGCGCGCTCCTGCGCCGCGGGCAGGCAGCCTTGGAGGCGGCATTGGCGCGGATCGGGCCGTTTTCCATCGCCGCCCTCCTCCTGACGCTGGTGCTGCTGTTCGCGTTCCAGGGCGAAGCAATCATTCGCCAACCCCTGGTGATCGCCATGCTGGCGGTGCCGATCCTGATCCAGGTGTTCTTGAACTCCGGCCTGGCGTACTGGCTTAATCGCCGGGTCGGCGAGCGGCATTGCATCGCCGGTCCGTCCGCGTTGATCGGCGCGAGCAATTTCTTCGAGCTGGCCGTGGCCGCCGCCATCAGCCTGTTCGGGTTCCAGTCCGGCGCCGCCTTGGCGACGGTGGTTGGCGTGCTGATCGAGGTTCCCGTCATGTTGCTTGTGGTGCGCATCGTCAACCAGAGCAAGGCCTGGTACGAGGCCGGCGCCAGCCGGAGCTGA
- a CDS encoding ArsR/SmtB family transcription factor, which translates to MNEDQAVSALNALAHAQRLRVFRALVVAGLAGLTPSVLADQLGVARNTLSFHLKELAHAGLVTVEQQGRNLIYRADFSRMNGLLGYLTEHCCQGAPCEVSDPEACTSC; encoded by the coding sequence ATGAATGAAGATCAAGCCGTCTCCGCCCTCAATGCCCTGGCCCATGCCCAACGCCTGCGCGTGTTCCGCGCCCTGGTGGTTGCCGGGCTTGCCGGGCTTACTCCCAGCGTCCTGGCTGACCAGCTCGGCGTGGCGCGAAACACGCTGTCCTTCCATTTGAAGGAACTGGCCCACGCCGGACTCGTCACCGTCGAGCAGCAGGGCCGCAACCTGATCTACCGAGCCGATTTTTCCCGGATGAACGGCTTGCTCGGCTATCTCACCGAGCACTGTTGCCAAGGTGCCCCTTGCGAGGTTTCCGATCCCGAGGCCTGCACTTCCTGCTGA
- a CDS encoding Bug family tripartite tricarboxylate transporter substrate binding protein: protein MTLSRFFRSLTGTLAVAVLIPSAGALASTADFPSRPITMITPYPPGASTDALARLVARSVGQELGQTVVVESKAGAGGTIAAQQTARAAPDGYTMMLTAGGIMTINPSVYKKLPYNPVKDFASLTVAVRVPLVLAVRSDSRFKSMADVQAAAKANPGKLTYGSAGVGTSQHLAGELYKNMAKVDILHVPYKGGAPAMTDLLGGQIDMMFVQIPSAEPQLRSGAIRILSVGSPQRSPSLPTVPTVAESGLPGYDSDTWYGFNLPAGTPPEIVSRLHSAIIKALGENEAKLTELGFVKVASTPEQMDATVKAEIASWEPIIREAGFLGSQ, encoded by the coding sequence ATGACCCTAAGCAGATTCTTCCGCAGCCTGACGGGCACACTGGCCGTCGCGGTTCTTATCCCCTCGGCCGGCGCACTGGCGTCAACCGCGGATTTTCCCAGCCGGCCGATAACAATGATCACGCCCTACCCTCCCGGCGCCAGCACGGACGCCCTGGCGCGTCTCGTCGCGCGCTCCGTCGGGCAGGAGCTGGGACAAACCGTCGTGGTCGAATCCAAGGCCGGCGCGGGCGGCACCATTGCGGCACAGCAGACAGCGCGGGCGGCGCCCGACGGCTACACCATGATGCTGACCGCCGGCGGGATCATGACCATCAACCCATCGGTCTACAAGAAGCTGCCCTACAACCCGGTCAAGGATTTCGCATCGCTGACCGTGGCGGTGCGGGTTCCGCTGGTGCTTGCGGTGCGCAGCGATTCCAGGTTCAAGTCCATGGCCGACGTCCAGGCCGCGGCCAAGGCCAATCCGGGCAAGCTCACCTATGGGTCCGCCGGCGTGGGCACGTCGCAGCATCTGGCGGGAGAGCTGTACAAGAACATGGCGAAGGTCGATATCCTGCATGTTCCCTATAAGGGCGGAGCTCCCGCCATGACCGACCTGCTGGGCGGACAGATCGACATGATGTTTGTCCAGATCCCATCGGCGGAACCGCAATTGCGGTCTGGCGCGATTCGCATCCTTTCCGTGGGCAGCCCGCAAAGAAGCCCGTCGTTGCCCACCGTACCGACCGTGGCCGAGAGCGGTCTTCCCGGATACGATTCGGACACCTGGTATGGATTCAACCTGCCTGCCGGTACGCCACCGGAGATCGTAAGCCGCCTGCACAGTGCGATCATCAAGGCGCTGGGCGAAAACGAGGCAAAGCTGACGGAGCTGGGATTTGTCAAAGTCGCCAGCACGCCGGAGCAGATGGACGCCACCGTCAAGGCGGAGATCGCCTCGTGGGAGCCCATCATCAGGGAGGCGGGATTCCTCGGGTCGCAGTGA
- a CDS encoding iron-containing alcohol dehydrogenase, with product MMANYHSRSHALRVHAGVGALDELENELRQAGVGRALLLTGRTVAKDQAWMDDLQRQSGGRIAGLFCGIGKEAPLEDLQGAVCRAREIQADGLIALGAGSVIKAARVVAILLAEPGPVDALVTQYPAGGAAVSPRLLAPKLPIFNILTAPTSAQARGGSAVLGGGTRLEFFDPKTRPRCVFWDTRALASAPPSLAVRTSFTVYWRALMSMASVARANPLVQASRRQAWTIAQKAFASQRPFTPDVLLDLCAAALLQNRDEDDGGRPMDAHSIASQAYALAAAVFHVCPQVSQADAYAALTPAIIQLAPDSADELLAGLAQALGGSPDRASLAARLRREWRQWGLSTALDRLGVREAHWPAIRQIASHNFNADRDGQFAAQAGRMRALFDAALTGA from the coding sequence ATGATGGCCAACTACCACAGCCGTAGCCACGCCTTGCGCGTTCACGCCGGGGTGGGCGCCCTGGACGAACTGGAAAACGAACTGAGGCAGGCGGGGGTTGGGCGCGCCCTGCTGCTGACCGGCAGAACGGTCGCGAAGGACCAGGCCTGGATGGACGATCTGCAACGCCAGTCGGGCGGCCGCATCGCGGGACTGTTCTGCGGCATTGGCAAGGAGGCGCCATTGGAGGATCTGCAAGGCGCGGTTTGCCGTGCGCGTGAGATCCAGGCGGACGGACTGATCGCCCTGGGGGCGGGCAGCGTCATCAAGGCGGCCCGGGTCGTGGCCATCCTGCTTGCCGAGCCCGGCCCGGTAGACGCCCTGGTAACGCAGTATCCCGCCGGGGGGGCGGCTGTCAGCCCCCGTTTGCTTGCTCCCAAACTACCCATCTTCAATATCTTGACCGCACCGACCTCGGCGCAGGCGCGCGGAGGCAGCGCGGTGCTGGGTGGCGGGACCCGCCTGGAGTTCTTCGACCCCAAGACGCGGCCTCGCTGCGTATTCTGGGATACGCGGGCGCTGGCCAGCGCGCCGCCGTCGCTCGCCGTGCGCACCAGTTTCACGGTCTATTGGCGCGCGCTGATGAGCATGGCCAGCGTGGCCCGGGCGAATCCCCTGGTGCAGGCCAGCCGGCGGCAGGCGTGGACGATCGCGCAGAAGGCATTTGCCAGCCAGCGCCCTTTCACCCCCGACGTTCTGCTGGACCTGTGCGCGGCGGCGTTGCTGCAGAACCGGGATGAGGATGATGGCGGCAGGCCGATGGACGCGCATTCGATTGCCAGCCAGGCCTACGCGCTGGCCGCGGCCGTGTTCCATGTCTGCCCGCAGGTCAGCCAGGCGGATGCCTACGCGGCCTTGACCCCGGCCATCATTCAGCTGGCTCCCGATAGCGCGGATGAACTATTGGCCGGTCTGGCCCAGGCCCTGGGCGGTTCGCCCGATCGTGCCAGCCTTGCCGCCCGCCTGCGCCGCGAGTGGCGGCAATGGGGGCTGTCGACGGCGTTGGATCGATTGGGTGTGCGAGAGGCGCACTGGCCCGCGATCCGCCAGATAGCCAGCCACAACTTCAATGCCGATCGCGATGGCCAATTTGCAGCACAAGCCGGCCGGATGCGCGCGCTGTTTGACGCCGCCTTGACCGGCGCATAG
- a CDS encoding 2-methylaconitate cis-trans isomerase PrpF family protein, translating to MLNLPPPLPFVLMRGGTSKGVFLRASDVPQDRAALADLLLRIFGSPDRRQIDGLGGADKLTSKAAIIGPPVRADSDVSYLFGQVGILAPEVDFNLNCGNLTAAVGVYAIEEGLVPAENGHTLVRVHNLNTDRIVHVRVPVSASLAQTEGSCAIDGVPGTGAAIELDFSRATGAITGKLLPLGAPLTRLEVEGIGAVEVSVVDGANLVVYIHASSLGLNGTEEPGAIDGNAALKARMNAIRRNVAHRVGLGDYWNARQAPSTPMLVILQSPRDYSTCTDGRLIPATAQDLVCRQFASGSTSKTLAATVTATTGMACGIAGTLPARMLRRPVPCELAFGHPSGLIHVDAHVRPEGEEWRVERAAIVRTARRIAEGRVYPCGGTR from the coding sequence ATGTTGAACCTTCCTCCCCCGCTGCCGTTCGTCCTGATGCGAGGCGGCACCAGCAAGGGGGTGTTTCTGCGTGCCAGCGATGTCCCGCAGGATCGGGCCGCTCTCGCCGATTTGCTCCTGAGAATCTTCGGCAGCCCGGACCGCCGCCAGATCGACGGTCTGGGCGGCGCCGACAAGCTCACCAGCAAGGCAGCCATCATCGGGCCGCCGGTGCGCGCGGACAGCGACGTGAGCTATCTGTTTGGCCAGGTAGGCATCCTGGCGCCGGAAGTCGACTTCAACCTCAATTGCGGCAATCTGACTGCCGCGGTAGGGGTCTACGCCATCGAAGAAGGACTGGTGCCGGCCGAGAATGGCCATACGCTGGTGCGGGTGCATAACCTGAACACCGACCGGATCGTGCATGTGCGCGTGCCCGTCTCGGCCAGCCTGGCGCAGACCGAAGGATCGTGCGCGATCGACGGCGTGCCGGGTACGGGCGCGGCGATTGAACTGGATTTTTCGCGGGCGACGGGAGCAATCACGGGAAAGCTCCTTCCGCTGGGCGCTCCGTTGACCCGGTTGGAAGTCGAAGGCATTGGCGCCGTGGAGGTCTCCGTAGTTGATGGAGCCAATCTGGTGGTCTATATACACGCGTCGAGCCTGGGCTTGAACGGCACCGAGGAACCTGGGGCCATCGACGGGAATGCGGCGCTGAAGGCGCGCATGAATGCCATCCGCCGCAATGTCGCGCATCGGGTCGGTCTTGGGGATTATTGGAATGCGCGGCAGGCGCCGTCGACCCCGATGCTCGTGATTCTGCAATCCCCGCGCGACTACTCCACTTGCACGGATGGACGCCTGATCCCGGCAACGGCGCAGGACCTGGTCTGCCGGCAGTTCGCGTCGGGGTCCACGAGCAAAACGTTGGCGGCCACGGTCACGGCCACGACCGGCATGGCCTGCGGCATTGCCGGCACGCTGCCCGCCCGCATGCTGCGGCGGCCTGTGCCATGCGAGCTCGCGTTTGGGCACCCGTCCGGCCTCATCCACGTCGACGCTCATGTGCGGCCCGAGGGCGAGGAATGGCGGGTGGAACGCGCCGCGATCGTGCGCACCGCGCGCCGCATCGCCGAGGGCCGCGTCTACCCTTGCGGCGGCACGCGATGA